TACGGCTGAGGCACTTAAACAGTATGATTGGCTAAAAGATTATTACTGGAAAGCAGTTGCCGTAGATATGGATAAATACACTGCCAGAACAGAAATCAATCTGACAGGTGGTTATTTTATCCGCAGTAAGGAGGGTGTTAAATTGAATGTGCCAGTGCAAGCCTGTTTGTTCATTGGCACTGCGGGATTATTACAAGCGGTGCATAATATCATTATTGCCGAAGAAAATTCTGAACTCCATATCATCACTGGCTGTACCACCCATCCATTGGTTTCCAGCGGGATGCATATCGGCATCTCGGAATTTTATGTGAAGAAAGGGGCAACGATTACCTTTACCATGATTCACGGTTGGGCAGAAGATGTTGAAGTCAGACCAAGAACTGGTGCAATTATTGAAGAAGGTAGCACATTCATCTCCAATTATATCTGTTTTAAACCCGTCAAAAGCATTCAGATGTATCCAACCTCGTATTTAATGGGCAAAAATAGCCGCGTCAGATACCATACTTTGCTTTATGGTTGTAACAACTCTCTACTTGATGTTGGTTCAAGGGCAGTGCTTAAGGCTGAAGGAACACGGGCGGAAATGACTACCAGAGCAATTGCCAGAGACTCTACTCAGATAATCGCCAGAGGACATCTGGTTGGAGAAAAGGCTGAAACTAAAGCACATCTTGACTGCCGTGGACTACTCTTAAGTAATAAAGCAAAAATTCATTCTATCCCCGAACTTGAGGCAAAGGCAGAAGGATGTGATTTGAGCCATGAAGCCGCTGTAGGTAAAATCGAGGAGGCTCAATTGTGTTATTTGATGAGTCGTGGCTTAAATGAAGATGAGGCAACCGCATTAATCGTGCGTGGCTTTTTAGACCCGGAGGTACCAGGACTCCCTGAACATCTTAAACAAGAAGTCCGACGAACAATAGAACTAACTTCGGAAAAGGTGATGTAGGGATTAGGTGTCAGACCTTTTTATGACCTTATCCTTACCCACATCTTTTACTGGACAATGTTATTAACTATGCATTCATTCACAATTCACCATTCACAATTTTTTCCCTAAATTTCCTTAATAATGGTGAATTGTGAATTGTCAATTGTCAATTATTAAAACCCCTTTCTTCTCACGCTTCACGGTGTCCACTAAAACTTGTGGGTAAGGATAAGTTTTATGACGACTGACTATTCAAAGATAGATAAATTAAAAAATATCCTTTCAGAAATGGGCGGTGTGCTAATTGCTTACTCTGGGGGTGTGGATTCTACCTTACTGGTCAAAATAGCCTATGATGTGCTCGTGGATAGAGTCCTTGCCGTCACCGCCAGGTCACCACTTTACCCTACATCAGAGATTGAATCTGCAAAGGCAATGGCAAAAAAACTGGGCATCAAGCATCTAATTATTGATTCCGATGAGTTAAAAATCCCTGACTTTGCGGATAATCCCAGAAACAGATGTTACCTGTGCAAAAGGGAATTATTCAACCAAC
This genomic stretch from bacterium harbors:
- a CDS encoding SufD family Fe-S cluster assembly protein: MTDFREELKASAEKVREKPALLGTDIDIDKFSSKPAYVEMISSPDKLTGQVAEKAHQVGINPDENKRSGTFFQYDHTPILACQKKGIKGVEVLSTAEALKQYDWLKDYYWKAVAVDMDKYTARTEINLTGGYFIRSKEGVKLNVPVQACLFIGTAGLLQAVHNIIIAEENSELHIITGCTTHPLVSSGMHIGISEFYVKKGATITFTMIHGWAEDVEVRPRTGAIIEEGSTFISNYICFKPVKSIQMYPTSYLMGKNSRVRYHTLLYGCNNSLLDVGSRAVLKAEGTRAEMTTRAIARDSTQIIARGHLVGEKAETKAHLDCRGLLLSNKAKIHSIPELEAKAEGCDLSHEAAVGKIEEAQLCYLMSRGLNEDEATALIVRGFLDPEVPGLPEHLKQEVRRTIELTSEKVM